In Monodelphis domestica isolate mMonDom1 chromosome 4, mMonDom1.pri, whole genome shotgun sequence, one DNA window encodes the following:
- the KLHL17 gene encoding kelch-like protein 17 translates to MQPWSERAAGRTQSPEHSSPGPPQPGPGPSPGPPEAVLNADAAPRPHSEAERARPRPARGPGGPMEGAMQLLSREGHSIAHNSKRHYHDAFVCMSRMRQRGLLCDIVLHVGPKEIKAHKVVLASCSPYFHAMFTNEMSESRQTHVTLHDIDPQALEQLVQFAYTAEIVVGEGNVQTLLPAASLLQLNGVRDACCKFLLSQLDPSNCLGIRGFADTHSCSDLLKAAHKYVLQHFVEVARTEEFMLLPLKQVLDLISSDSLNVPSEEDVYRAVLSWVKHDVDGRRQHVPRLMKCVRLPLLSRDFLLGHVDAEGLVRHHPDCKDLLIEALKFHLLPEQRGVLGTSRTRPRRCEGAGPVLFAVGGGSLFAIHGDCEAYDTRTDRWHMVASMSTRRARVGVAAIGNRLYAVGGYDGTSDLATVESYDPVTNVWQPEVSMGTRRSCLGVAALHGLLYAAGGYDGASCLNSAERYDPLTGTWTSIAAMSTRRRYVRVATLDGNLYAVGGYDSSSHLATVEKYEPQVNTWTPIATMLSRRSSAGVAVLEGALYVAGGNDGTSCLNSVERYSPKANAWESVAPMNIRRSTHDLVAMDGWLYAVGGNDGSSSLNSIEKYNPRTNKWVAASCMFTRRSSVGVAILELLNFPPPSSPTLSVSSTSL, encoded by the exons ATGCAGCCGTGGAGCGAGCGCGCGGCGGGCAGGACGCAGAGTCCGGAGCACAGCAGCCCCGGCCCCCCCCAGCCGGGGCCCGGCCCCAGCCCGGGGCCCCCCGAGGC GGTGCTCAATGCCGATGCGGCACCCCGTCCCCACAGTGAGGCCGAGAGAGCCCGGCCACGGCCGGCGCGAGGCCCGGGGGGCCCCATGGAGGGCGCCATGCAGCTGCTGAGCCGAGAGGGCCACAGCATCGCCCACAACTCCAAGAGGCACTACCACGACGCCTTCGTGTGCATGAGCCGCATGCGGCAGCGCGGGCTGCTCTGCGACATCGTCCTGCACGTGGGCCCCAAGGAGATCAAGGCCCACAAGGTGGTGCTGGCCTCCTGCAGCCCCTACTTCCACGCCATGTTCACAA ACGAGATGAGCGAGAGCCGCCAGACGCACGTCACGCTGCACGACATCGACCCCCAGGCGCTGGAGCAGCTGGTCCAGTTCGCCTACACGGCCGAGATCGTGGTCGGGGAGGGCAACGTGCAG ACGTTGCTTCCGGCCGCGAGCCTGCTGCAGCTGAACGGCGTGAGGGACGCCTGCTGCAAGTTCCTGCTGAGCCAGCTCGACCCCTCCAACTGCCTGGGCATCCGCGGCTTCGCCGACACGCACTCCTGCAGCGACCTCCTGAAGGCGGCCCACAAGTACGTCCTGCAGCACTTCGTGGAGGTGGCCCGCACCGAGGAGTTCATGCTGCTCCCGCTGAAGCAG GTGCTGGACCTCATCTCCAGCGACAGCCTCAACGTGCCGTCGGAGGAGGACGTCTATCGGGCCGTCCTGAGCTGGGTGAAGCACGACGTGGACGGCCGGCGGCAGCACGTGCCCCGG CTGATGAAGTGCGTCCGGCTGCCGCTGCTGAGCCGAGACTTCCTGCTGGGCCACGTGGACGCCGAGGGCCTGGTGCGACACCACCCGGACTGCAAGGACCTGCTCATCGAGGCCCTCAAGTTCCACCTGCTGCCGGAGCAGCGCGGCGTCCTGGGCACCAGCCGCACCCGGCCGCGGCGCTGCGAGGGGGCCGGCCCCGTGCTCTTCGCCGTGG GTGGCGGGAGCCTGTTCGCCATCCACGGAGACTGCGAGGCCTACGACACGCGAACGGACCGGTGGCACATGGTGGCTTCCATGTCCACCCGGCGGGCTCGCGTCGGCGTGGCTGCCATCGGGAACCGGCTGTATGCCGTGGGCGG CTACGACGGCACGTCCGACCTGGCCACCGTGGAGTCCTACGACCCCGTCACCAACGTCTGGCAGCCGGAGGTCTCCATGGGCACCCGGCGCAGCTGCCTGGGCGTAGCCGCCCTCCACGGGCTCCTGTACGCCGCCGGCGGCTACGACGGGGCCTCCTGCCTCAACAG TGCTGAGCGGTACGATCCCTTGACCGGCACTTGGACATCCATAGCAGCCATGAGTACCCGGCGGAGATACGTCCGTGTGGCCACTCTCG ATGGGAATCTCTATGCTGTGGGCGGCTATGACAGCTCCTCCCATCTGGCTACTGTGGAAAAATATGAACCCCAG GTGAACACGTGGACGCCCATCGCTACCATGCTGAGCAGGCGCAGCTCAGCGGGGGTGGCCGTGTTAGAGGGGGCCCTCTATGTGGCCGGGGGCAACGATGGCACGAGTTGCCTCAACTCCGTGGAGAGATACAGCCCTAAGGCCAACGCGTGGGAGAGCGTGGCCCCCATGAACATCCGCAG GAGCACTCATGACCTCGTGGCCATGGACGGCTGGCTGTACGCGGTGGGCGGGAACGACGGCAGCTCCAGCCTGAACTCCATCGAGAAGTACAACCCTCGCACCAACAAGTGGGTGGCCGCCTCGTGCATGTTCACGCGGCGGAGCAGCGTGGGGGTGGCCATCCTGGAGCTCCTgaacttcccccccccctcctcgcCCACGCTCTCCGtgtcctccaccagcctctga